The window TCAGCAAGACCAACCCGGTCCAGCATCTCTTCAGCTAGCGTTACTGCCTGCCTTGGATCAATTTTTTTTACCTGTACCGGTGAGAGCATGATGTTTTCTCCCACGGTGAGGTGGGGGAAGAGGTTGAATTGCTGAAAAACCATGCCCACCTTGAGGCGCAACGGCCGCAGGTCTTTTTCCAGGCCTGTGATGAGTTGGCCATCAACAAAGAGAGCCCCGCCATCGAGTTCTTCAAGGCCGTTCAAAATACGGAGGAAGGTGCTTTTTCCCGACCCGCTTCTACCGATAATAGCGACGACCTCGCCTTCGTTGACAGTAAGATCAACACCTTTGAGTACTTCCAGGTCGCCAAAATTTTTATGTATATCTTTGCTGATGATTAACGACATCCGATGCTCCTTTCGATATGTCTGGAATACACGGAAAGTGGAAAACAGAGCATGAAATAGCCCACGGCCACCAGTGAATAGACCAGTAGGGGCTGGAAGGTGGCGTTGGCGATCATGGAACCTGTTTTGGTGATTTCCATAAAGCCGATGATTGAAGTGACAGCGGTTCCTTTAACCACCTGCACGGAAAAACCGACAGTGGGCGGAATGGAAATGCGTAAGGCCTGGGGCAGAATGACAAACCGCATCTGCTGGTATCTCGACATGGCCAGGCTGTCGGCTGCTTCCCATTGCCCTGTTGTGATTGATTCAACAGAGCCTCTCCATATTTCGGCAAGATAGGCACTGGTAAAAAGGGTCAGCCCGATGGTTGCCGCCAGCAGGGGGGAGATGTCTGAGCCGAGCAGGCCAATACCGAAAAAGATGAGAAAGAGCTGCATGAGCAGCGGTGTTCCCTGGAAAAACTCAATATAGGCCTTGGACAAAATGCGAAGAAATTTGTTGTCTGAGATCCGTGCAAGCAGGGTGAGGAGCCCGACTATTCCACCAAGAACAAAGGCGATGAGAGAGAGCCCTGCCGTCCAGCCGAGACCGAGTAGCAGATGTTTGACAATGAGTGTTATTGGGAAATCAATCACGCTGGCCTCCGGTCAATGAAGGTGTTACCTATGAAATGTAAGAATTTTCGGATCAATATGGCCAGAATCAGGTACATGATGGTGCTGCAGAGGTAAATCTCAAAGGCCCGGAAGGTCATGGACTGAAGGAGGTTGGCGGAATAGGTGAGTTCCATTGCAGCAACCTGCGAACAGACCGATGAACCAAGCATGACGATGATGATCTGACTGCACAGTGCCGGCCAGACCGTTTTGAGCGCCGGTTTGAGCACGATAAAGCGAAAGGTCTGGTATTTACTGAGGGCAAGCGCTTTGGCGGCCTCTATCTGGCCGCTTGGGATAGCAAGGATTCCGGAACGTATGATTTCTGTTGAGTAGGCTCCGAGGTTAAGAGCCATGGCTATAAATGACGCTTCCCAGCCGCTGAGTTTAATGCCGAGTGCTGGCAGTCCGAAAAAGATGAAGTAGAGCTGAACGAGAAACGGGGTGTTACGGATGGATTCTACATAGATGGAGAAAATATGCTGAAGCAGGGGGAGTTTCCAGCCCCTTGAAACTGCCCCGAGAATACCGGTAGCCACGCCGACCAGTGATCCGAGAAAAGTGAGCAGCAAGGTCATTCCGGCTCCCTGGAGCAGCGGAAGCCAATTGGTGAAAACGGGCTCGAATGAAAATTGATAGGTCATGGTCGTCGTCCTGAATGGGGGGAGAGACCGGCCGGGCTACAGCCGGTCTCAATTCGTTTTACAGATCCGTAGGGAGTTCGTTATGGAGCCATTTCTCGGAGATAACATTCAGGGAACCGTCAGTTTTGGCAGCAGCAATGATGCCGTTAACTGCGGCCATGAGGCTTGGCTGCTCTTTGCCAATGCCCACATAGCACGGAGAATTTTTCATGACGAATTTGGTTACCAGCATTTTGGCAGGGTTCTTCTCGTTAAGAGAAGCGGCGACGACATTGCCGGTAGCTGTCAGATCTACCTGACCCATCTTGTAAGCGGCAATGGTAGAGGCATTGTCTTCAAAGCGTTTTATCTCAAGTGAAGCTGGTGCGACTTTGGTCAGTTCGAGATCTTCGATGGACCCGCGGGTTACAGCGATTACTTTTCCGGCTAAGTCCTCAGGGCCGCTGACATCCAGAGATTTGAGACCGAACACACCGTTAAAAAATGGAGCGTAAGCGTCTGAGAAATCGATAACCTTCGCACGATCCGGATTTTTGCCAAGAGAAGAGATAATTATGTCGACCTTGCCGGTTGTGAGATATGGGATGCGGTTGGTGCTGGTTACCGGTACGAGTTTAATATCTACACCAAGTTTTTCGGCGATGAGTCTGGCGGTGTCGATATCATAGCCCGCCGGTTTCATGTCTGAACCAACCGAACCAAATGGTGGAAAATCCTGTGGTACTGCTACTTTAAGTACTCCGGCAGCCTTGATCGCAGTGAGTTTGTCGTCGCTTGCCAGGGCAGGGCTGGTGATGAGAACGGCTGTGATAAATAGGGTGAGCAGGGTGAGAACGCCAGGCTTAATGCAGGTTTTCATGGAAGACTCCGATTGTGTGAGGTTTTGTGGTTGATGGCTGTGTTTTGTGTGGTGTGAATCTGGTCGGTCCGGACTGGTAGGGCCGGTTGGTCTGTTATGCACAAAATGGTGTAAAAAAAAGAAACTGTCAAGGAGATAATTTCCAATTATGTTGTAAAAATATATTGTTACAAAAACGTAAGCATATGAGCTTGTGCGTTAAGTGGCTGATTATGTGGGGCTCGAGGTGTGTGGAGAGGAGAGCGCTTGAGTAAGGCCAGAAAATACTATTACAAAAATGGAAAAAATAAAAGTGGACAGGATGTTGTGACTGTGTTTTTATGGGTCAATGTGGTCAGACCGGTTTGTGTTTTGTGTGTATTTTTGTTAGATATATTTCTTGAGTTGTGGTGAATGGTTTTTGTGAGTTGGTCGGGATACGTTGTCTGGGTGTTGGGTCTGTTGATCGGTCTGTGCTAGTGGGTCTGTGTGGTGAGATGCAGTGGGTGAAAGGAAGCACAATGAAGAGAAATACCAATCAGCGTGATGAAATGCAAAAATCAAAAAGCCATAAAGCAGTTGAAGCAATCCGTGAAATGATAGCCAGCCATGGTTGGTCGGAGGGGACAAAATTGCCGTCCCAGCGCGATCTTTCATTGGCGTTGGGATTCAGTCGTTCGACGATCCGTGAAGCGATAGCCACCATGGAGGCTGGCGGGCAACTGATTATAGAGCCGTCCAGAGGGGTGTTTCTGAGCAGGCGTGATCAGATAAAAATGGTTCAATCTCCTAAAGCGGAGTCGCTGCCGAAAGCGCAGTGGCTCGGGTTGGCAGGTCGGGAAACGCAGATGTACCAGTTCCGGCTCATGGTGGAACCTTCAGTGGCAGGATTGGTAGCGCAAAATGCCACCGATGTACAGTTGCGTGATTTACAGATCATGGTTGAGTCGATGGCCAAGGCTATGCAAGAGGGAAAGCTGGAGCAGTTCTCAGGGCTGGACTTCAATTTCCACGGGCAGATGCTCGAGGCCGCAAATAACTGTTTTTTTAATCTTTCGATCTCGCCGTTTCTCGATCTTTTCCATGAAAGCCAGAAGCTTCCTTTTCGTGCCAGTGAAGATCTTGGCGAAACCCTTGTGGAGCATGAGCGGATCATGGATGCGCTCTGGCGGCGGAGCCCGGAGGATGCATCTATCGCTATGCGGCAGCACGTAGAAGGGGTTGCGGCCAGAGCTGGTGTTGTGATACCGGGTAATAGTCGTTAAACGGTAGGATTCAGCTTAAGGTTTATGAGGGGTTGAGGAGAAAGGAGGGAGGGGCGAAACTACATCATGGCCGGTTTTCCCATTGCAGATTGATCTCAATGCTTATCCGTACAGCCCTGGTTTCCGCAAGGAGCGGCGGCAGTCACAAGTGGTGCTGGCTTTTCCTAATTTTTAACGGTTTCCTCCATTGCTGAAGCTGACAGTTCTGTTATAGAACGGGGCAATTCCTTTTTGACCTTCACACCCATTTCGGTCAGTTGCTGTGCCTGACTGACCAGGTTGCCGCGGCCCTGACAGAGCTTGTTCATGGCGCTGTCATGGGTATGGCGGCAGCTGTCCAGTTGTTTGCCGATTTTTTCCATATCTTCCACAAAGCCACGGAACTTATCGTAGAGGCTGCCGGCTTTTCTGGCGATCTCCTGTGAATTTCGGTTCTGGTGTTCATAGCGCCAGATGTTTTCTATGGTACGCAAAGTGGCCAGGAGAGTAGTGGGAGTGACAATGATGATCTTCTGCTTAAACGCCTCGGTGTAGAGGTTGTCATCGTGCTGGAAGGCGGCCACATAGGCGGCCTCCACCGGCATGAACATCAGTACGAAATCGAGAGAGCGCACTCCTTTAAGCTCTTCATACTTTTTACTGCCAAGCGTCTGGATATGGTTGCGAATGGCAACCGCCAGCTCTGCCATGGCGGTGGTCTGCTCGCTGCTGTCTTCCGAGGCGCAGTAGCGCTCCCAGGCCGAGAGGGAAACCTTGGAGTCGACGATGATATCCTTCTCATCCGGCAGATGGATGATCACATCCGGCTTGAACAGTTTGTTGCCCTCGTCCCGATAGCCGCGCTGAGTCTCGTACTCCACACCACGCCTGAGGCCGGACTGTTCCAGCACCCGCTCCAGAATCAGCTCTCCCCAGTTGCCCTGCAGCTTTTTATCACCTTTCAGGGCGCGGGTGAGATTGGTGGTCTCCTCGCTCATCTGTCTGTTCAGCTCCTGCAGTTGCTGCAGTTCTGTTTTAAGCGTGGCCCGCTCACGGGTATCGTTTAAATAGGTCTTCTGAATTTCACTTTTGAGTGAATCGAGCTGCAGATGGAAGGGCTTGAGCATCGACTCCAGCCGCTCTTTCGACTGGCTGGTAAAGGTGGAGTTTTTCTCTTCGAAAATCTCCTGGGCCAGCGAGGCAAACTGCAGCCGTAACTCTTTGCGGGCATCTTCGAGCAATGTCAGTTTTTCTGAAGAATTTCTTCGTTCGTTCCGAATGAGCGCGATCATCCGCGCTTCACGGATTTTTTGTCTGGTGGTGAGCTTTTCTAATTCCTCAACATGGGTGTTTGTTTCGTGGAGTTTTTTCTGGGTGCTGAAATATTTATCACGCAGATACCTGGCATTGTTTCGTGAGAGGATAAGCACCACCAAAAGTACCAGGGCCGGAATGAGAATAAGCAGAATCAGGATGAGAACCAACAGCGGAGCACTGGCAAGTAGCTGAGAAAGTTCTTGAAGTTGGGACGAAAGGGATTGAGTCATTGAGCTTGTGAGTATGGTTGGTTAATGCGAGTCGACAGGAGAAGGTATACAATTACCGGAAAACGAATGGAGATGTAACCTGTCATTTTTGATAAGCTTTTGCATAACAGGAACATAAAGGTTCAGGTATGGCAAGCAGGAAGTGGTTGCAGAAACGTGTTCTAATGAAGAAACGCATGGGACGGGCAAGAGAGCGGATAGATGCTTGATTATTTGAAATAACAACTGTTTTTCGTTATATCTCTATGCTCTTTCTGAATATATCAGCGCTCTATTCAGCATAGGCGCAAGCGGCGAAATCCAATGAAAGGTTCAGGGAATTTCCATGAAGAAAGGCATACTGGCAATCGTTCTGGTAATGGCCGGTTGGCTCGGCTACATCTTTATCGGCGGAGATGATGACTATAAAATTGTAAATATACCCGTTTCCGTATCCCGCATTGTCTGCTTTGGCGATAGTTTGACCGCCGGAGTCGGTGCTTCAAAAGGTCGTGATTATCCTGCCCGCCTGGCAGAGATGACCGGGATTGAAGTGATTAATTCCGGAGTGCCGGGGGATACAACGGCGGATGGTCTTGCTCGCCTGCAGCACGATGTGCTGGATTTAGAACCCAGTGTGGTGCTGATCACCCTGGGTGGCAATGATCTGAGAAAGCGGGTCGATATCGTCACAGTTGAAGCACATCTGACCTCTATTGTTGAGGAGATTCAAGGCACTGGGGCAATGGTGGTTCTTGGTGGGTTGCAGATACCACTCTACGGCAGAGAGTTTTCGACGATGTACGAATCCGTCGCCAGAAAGACCGGCGCGGTGCTCATCCCCAATATCTTCAAAGGAATTTTCAGTGATAGAAATCTGATGAGCGACTCGATTCATCCTAATGATGGCGGTTACGAGATTATGACCGGCTATTTTTATGAGGCGTTGCAGCCGTATCTTGACTTCGGCGGGGAATTTTGAATTGCCATGAATTGAGACAGGGGAGGGGGGGCGTACCTGATTTGAGGCTTCGGAAATAGAGCATGCCTGACGATAGCTCTACCGCATGAAATGCTGATGAGGATGAAAGCGATGGAGATGCTTGATGCCATTATTGGGTCGATCGGCAAAGGCTAACTGGTATGCAGAAAGAAGCAAGCTGACCGTAAACCGCGTTGGAAAGCGTACAGCAAAGGTCTTGAAAGACAGGTTGAAATACAACAAAACAGATGAGTTATTCCGTGATGAAGAAAATTATATTTTTCGTCTTACTGGCGGTTTCTCCGGTATATGCCGACGGATATGAGGTGCTACCGGAATCTGAGGCACACATAATACTCAATCAATGCTCCAGGGAAGTGCCGGTGATTGAAGGAACCTGGATGCCGCCATTGTCGGTAATAGAGGAGCTTGAGGCAAACCTCTACAAACTACAGGAATTGGAAGCTGTTGCTTGTTGCGGATATGGCAGGCTGGAGAAAAATCTGAACGAGTATTTTCGTCAATATACGGGAATAATCACGGGCGGTGAACGGTTGGTCTATATAAATGGCATGCCGGCCGACAGACAAAAGTCAAAACCGGTTACCGTAACAGTCTGTGACGGCGGGAAAAATTATTGGGGCGCGGTGTATGACCCGAAGATGAAAGAGTTTGACAAGCTTGCCTTCAATGGAGAAATCTAAGATTTTGTTGGAGCAGTGCATTTTTTGTCACAAAATAAGGTATTGAGAGAAAATTAAGCGGAGCCATATGGTTACTATCGAAGTCTCACAAGGTTCGCTTATCTGCATGCATTAATTTTCTTATGAGCGTCGAGCTTGGGGAAAAAGGCATAGTCCAGCCAGAACAGCCTCTGCAGATGCAATGCCTTCATAGTCATGGCGTGTTGAATCGACTGTATAGATTGCCTATGTGACACGGTATGAATGGTGATAATGCGAGGGATTATTTTTCCGGGTTGTTGCTGCCGTACTTTGGTTCAACTGGGGGATGTTGAGGTGGCTCTCTTGCCAATAGTTTCCGGTGCTAAAGGGATTGAAACGGCATCAGCCGCATCAGGCCGGCGAAAATGAACAGGGCTGAGGCGAGAACGAGTATTATACCGGCCAGGCATGGTCGTCGTTTGCGTACAAGGGTATTATCGGTTTCAAGAGTTGCAGCATGATTTTCCTGCTGAACCAAAGGGTGGTTGATGTATTCACCGAAGCCGTATGAAAAGATACCGGTGGCGATAAGGAGTGCGGCGCTGCGTATCTCTGCTGTCAACACCAGAACGAATGACTCAATGACGATCATAATGGCGATGGTCATTGCCACGACGGCAAGGTAGTAAAGTGGTGGATTCCGTTTCATGTTGTCCCCCAGCTTTTGTTGGCTTTCCTTAACAGGAACAAAAAGTACGGGTTATGGCAAGCAGTAAGTTATTCGTATAGCAGAATGAAATAGAGGTGCTGAGCGCTTTTGTTTGGAGGCATTCTTTGTTGTCCGACCTCGTTCAGACGGCATGTCACCAGGCCGATCCGGTTGATTCATCAAGTTTTGCAATAATTACTGTCATATCATCGATGAAGCTCATTGTGTTTGTGAAGTGTGAGTGGGGTTCAAAAACAGCATTCAGGATTCCCTGGAAGAGCAGGCTGCTTTTCACGAATAAGGGTTTTGACGCGACTGTTCCGGAACAATTCTCCTTCAATACTATGTCGGCAAATTCCATTGCCCGACCTCTCAATTCGTAGATATCGAAACCAAATTGCTCGATTCCTGATGATACAGAGTCAATGCTGATTTTTGCCGAGCTGTTATATCAAGAGCAAGGAAAACCAGCCTATTACTGTTTGCTGCTTTAGAACTTTCAATGTTGTCGATCACACCTTCAGCCAGATGTAAAACTGCGATTACTGCAAGAAGAGTACTGTGCGTCGTGGGAGAGAAGCATCTTGTGCGTATCCAGAGATGATTTCCCCATACCTGTGGCTTATAAAAAAAGGCGATTATAAAACGTGACTTTCCAGCAGGGGTAGAGTCGTTACCTGAGCCAATCCAGCTTGGCTTCCCGGTAGCGACAATGTTTTTCCGATTGGAATGAAGAACCACTGGGGCGAGCAATTGGACTTTTACGATCATGGCAACACCAAGCCCAAGGGCGGCGCAGCCGAAGGTCATTGGCATGTGGGCTTTGAAATTGTGACTGAGCCTGGGGCCGAGAATCGCGCCTATGACACTTCATGTTAATAATGCTACACCGTTGATATAAGGACCTATCATTACTTTTCCTAAAGTGAGACCATGCGTGCACTGACACACGGAGAAGAGAATGTGTCATGACTGACCGGAGCAGACCATGACAGCTTGAGCAATTAAGAGGAACAGTAATGTGGGAACAACCTGTGATGAATCAGATATCTAAGGTGTTGCCAAACTCTGCAGGGGTTTTTCGATAAAAAATGGAGAGCTGTTTTTTTCTTATAGCTGTGAACAGAAGTTCGCTTTCTTCGGGTGTGAGCACCAGATCGACCTGTATGGGGCGATCCTCCAGATCGAAAAAATTTTCGGAGTGATAGCGGCCATCACGTCCGAAACCTTCATGTCCGGATGAGAGGGTGGCACCGCGGATGCCGAGCTCTTTAGCTTTATCGATAATCCAGTGAGCCACCGATACCCCATCAAGCCCGCGACTCTGTTGGGTAAAAAATGTAACTATATATCCTTCCATAAAAACCATCCTGTGTGTGTAGAAGTGAATGAGATGTTGAGAAAACAACACGATTGCCTCAGAGCTAAAATCATTTCCCAGAGGTGACGGCTGTTCATTAACCTGACCCGGTATCGTCAGAACTCTGCAAGGATCAGGTGTGAGGGGAACGTATTTTTTGCAGGATGACGGTGTTGAGCTGCTGCATGACTGAGTACCATTGCTCGAAGGTTTCTTCGCCCAGGTCTTCGATCAAAGATGCAAACCAGTTGGCCAGTTCCGCACGTACGAAAACAACGTGTTCTTCGAAGTCAGGGCTGACCGACAGGAGGATTTCCCGCCGATTGTGGGGGTTGGGCTGGCGCACCACCAGGCTGTTTTCAACCATTCGCTCCACCAGCGCTGAGGCTGCGGACTTCGACAGGCGCATGAGTGCGGCAAAATCCTTCAATGCACAGGGGGCTATTGCCTTGAGCAACAGTGCAGCATGGATATGATTGCTATTGAGACTGGTAAATCTGTTGTCGCTGATGCGGGACTTGATGTCTTTGATAACCACCGAGGTGATGTAATGTCTCAGTAAACCGTCTGTTTCAACAATAACGGACACTTTGTCCATGAATTCTTCATTATGCATTTGTGCTGTCCTGATTGTTATCACCTTGAATGAAAACAGTTGCACCCATAATAAAGTTCTATTCATGGATAGTCAAACATTAAAACAGTCAAACATGTTAACTTTGTGTGGTGGCTATGCCGGTGGACATGTTGAGACGCCACAGGTTCACTCCGCCGTTAATACCAACCACGAGTTTTGGATTCGTCGCGAAGATGGAACTTAGAAGAGTATCCAGCTTTCCAGGCTGCGATATTCCTTCGCGTGCGGGGCATAAGATAACTGTGGTGTCGGCAGGAATCGTTGTGAAAAATGTTGGGTATTGAACACAAAGCATCAATCACGATGCCGGGGAGTATCGATTTCATCGAAAAAGCAGATTCTTTGAACCGGGTTCTAAAGGTAGACCAGTTCACCGGCAAATCAATGTGATTGGCAAGTCGTTTTTGAGGTAACTCTTGAGGTAACTACTGGAAAGATAGCAGCAGGTGGTGCAGCATCAAAAAAATGTGCTGACCACCTGTGTATTTTAGATTAATCCCAAAATTGTGGGAATAAACAGCGACAGCTGTGGGAACATAATAACCACCACCAGTGCGATGAGCATGGCAACAACCATCGGCCATACCGCCTTAAATGTCTCCTCAAGCCGGATATTGGCAAGTTGGGTGGTGACATACAGGTTTACGGCAACCGGTGGAGTGAACTGGCCGATAGCAAGGTTTAAGGTCATCACTACGCCGAACCAGACCGGGTCCCAGCCGAAGTGGGACATGATCGGCAGGAAGATCGGCATGAAGATATAGAAGATCGAGATCGCATCGATCAGCATACCACCGATGAAGATCAGCAATTGAATTGCGATCAACACCACCCACTCATTGTCGCTGACACCCATCAGCATGTTGGCCAAGCTATCGAGAATACCGATGGTGGAACCGGCCCAGGAGAAGAGTCCGGCAAAGGCGACGATCAGCATGACGATGGCGGAAGCCTGGCTGGCATCCACCAGAATCTGGTAGGCCGACTTTAAACTCAGGCTGCGATAGATGACAAAACCGAGCAGCAGACTATAAAAC of the Desulfosediminicola ganghwensis genome contains:
- a CDS encoding amino acid ABC transporter permease — translated: MDFPITLIVKHLLLGLGWTAGLSLIAFVLGGIVGLLTLLARISDNKFLRILSKAYIEFFQGTPLLMQLFLIFFGIGLLGSDISPLLAATIGLTLFTSAYLAEIWRGSVESITTGQWEAADSLAMSRYQQMRFVILPQALRISIPPTVGFSVQVVKGTAVTSIIGFMEITKTGSMIANATFQPLLVYSLVAVGYFMLCFPLSVYSRHIERSIGCR
- a CDS encoding amino acid ABC transporter ATP-binding protein; the protein is MSLIISKDIHKNFGDLEVLKGVDLTVNEGEVVAIIGRSGSGKSTFLRILNGLEELDGGALFVDGQLITGLEKDLRPLRLKVGMVFQQFNLFPHLTVGENIMLSPVQVKKIDPRQAVTLAEEMLDRVGLAEKFHSYPDQLSGGQQQRVAIARSLAMQPKVLLCDEITSALDPELVGEVLEVVRKLASDGMTLIMVTHEMRFAREVGDKLIFMHEGRVHEAGPPKELFNSPATPELAAFIGAVS
- a CDS encoding MarR family winged helix-turn-helix transcriptional regulator — encoded protein: MHNEEFMDKVSVIVETDGLLRHYITSVVIKDIKSRISDNRFTSLNSNHIHAALLLKAIAPCALKDFAALMRLSKSAASALVERMVENSLVVRQPNPHNRREILLSVSPDFEEHVVFVRAELANWFASLIEDLGEETFEQWYSVMQQLNTVILQKIRSPHT
- a CDS encoding transporter substrate-binding domain-containing protein, yielding MKTCIKPGVLTLLTLFITAVLITSPALASDDKLTAIKAAGVLKVAVPQDFPPFGSVGSDMKPAGYDIDTARLIAEKLGVDIKLVPVTSTNRIPYLTTGKVDIIISSLGKNPDRAKVIDFSDAYAPFFNGVFGLKSLDVSGPEDLAGKVIAVTRGSIEDLELTKVAPASLEIKRFEDNASTIAAYKMGQVDLTATGNVVAASLNEKNPAKMLVTKFVMKNSPCYVGIGKEQPSLMAAVNGIIAAAKTDGSLNVISEKWLHNELPTDL
- a CDS encoding DNA recombination protein RmuC, producing the protein MTQSLSSQLQELSQLLASAPLLVLILILLILIPALVLLVVLILSRNNARYLRDKYFSTQKKLHETNTHVEELEKLTTRQKIREARMIALIRNERRNSSEKLTLLEDARKELRLQFASLAQEIFEEKNSTFTSQSKERLESMLKPFHLQLDSLKSEIQKTYLNDTRERATLKTELQQLQELNRQMSEETTNLTRALKGDKKLQGNWGELILERVLEQSGLRRGVEYETQRGYRDEGNKLFKPDVIIHLPDEKDIIVDSKVSLSAWERYCASEDSSEQTTAMAELAVAIRNHIQTLGSKKYEELKGVRSLDFVLMFMPVEAAYVAAFQHDDNLYTEAFKQKIIIVTPTTLLATLRTIENIWRYEHQNRNSQEIARKAGSLYDKFRGFVEDMEKIGKQLDSCRHTHDSAMNKLCQGRGNLVSQAQQLTEMGVKVKKELPRSITELSASAMEETVKN
- a CDS encoding amino acid ABC transporter permease; this encodes MTYQFSFEPVFTNWLPLLQGAGMTLLLTFLGSLVGVATGILGAVSRGWKLPLLQHIFSIYVESIRNTPFLVQLYFIFFGLPALGIKLSGWEASFIAMALNLGAYSTEIIRSGILAIPSGQIEAAKALALSKYQTFRFIVLKPALKTVWPALCSQIIIVMLGSSVCSQVAAMELTYSANLLQSMTFRAFEIYLCSTIMYLILAILIRKFLHFIGNTFIDRRPA
- a CDS encoding DUF190 domain-containing protein codes for the protein MEGYIVTFFTQQSRGLDGVSVAHWIIDKAKELGIRGATLSSGHEGFGRDGRYHSENFFDLEDRPIQVDLVLTPEESELLFTAIRKKQLSIFYRKTPAEFGNTLDI
- a CDS encoding FadR/GntR family transcriptional regulator, giving the protein MKRNTNQRDEMQKSKSHKAVEAIREMIASHGWSEGTKLPSQRDLSLALGFSRSTIREAIATMEAGGQLIIEPSRGVFLSRRDQIKMVQSPKAESLPKAQWLGLAGRETQMYQFRLMVEPSVAGLVAQNATDVQLRDLQIMVESMAKAMQEGKLEQFSGLDFNFHGQMLEAANNCFFNLSISPFLDLFHESQKLPFRASEDLGETLVEHERIMDALWRRSPEDASIAMRQHVEGVAARAGVVIPGNSR
- a CDS encoding arylesterase is translated as MKKGILAIVLVMAGWLGYIFIGGDDDYKIVNIPVSVSRIVCFGDSLTAGVGASKGRDYPARLAEMTGIEVINSGVPGDTTADGLARLQHDVLDLEPSVVLITLGGNDLRKRVDIVTVEAHLTSIVEEIQGTGAMVVLGGLQIPLYGREFSTMYESVARKTGAVLIPNIFKGIFSDRNLMSDSIHPNDGGYEIMTGYFYEALQPYLDFGGEF